A part of Aspergillus oryzae RIB40 DNA, chromosome 7 genomic DNA contains:
- a CDS encoding uncharacterized protein (predicted protein): MEPSSERDPDGHAQVHPVVREALRISLSAKEYKILHDHAVRRAPVKVQSKLPSPSRYEAIVRSKNKYNEAALRASIRVFLVSGALFKFVDWALARIRGDLSKKKAQTSFLRSPNFRLSASLSLVLLFHRLLHRFFTRLRANLRTDEAQPFRNRNPRVSKALTSRYAPAVGASLALFGLGICPQNQLRLTAAIWMATRSLEFLFNAIDEKGWLENRPAWFGSWLLMPLSCAQLFHAFIFDREATPKVTSPIALKVCLRSFLGQERRTWLIRSQLSPICAGPVKSISPITGPAHPSISGLSCALLHSSSPSCSTAFLHNILLSVPRLARFVTTVTLALSVLKFKKLMANPITSINNLSKKIITLTAVLSASVGSAWGSICLWNSLFPRSVLPTKRFFLSGALAGMPFAFLANSRSVFTYFFRAAVDSAWKTGVKRGLWKGWKGGDLFILVLSWALMNSILESRPNAVQGRGVRKALAWMNGEGFVDPVEAAAKRKLKKTKKAETEH, translated from the exons ATGGAACCTAGTTCCGAACGCGACCCTGACGGGCACGCTCAGGTCCACCCTGTTGTTCGCGAAGCTCTCCGCATTTCCCTCAGCGCCAAGGAATACAAGATCCTCCACGACCATGCTGTTCGGCGCGCCCCCGTGAAGGTTCAATCCAAATTGCCCTCTCCATCGAGATATGAAGCGATAGTGCGCTcaaaaaataaatacaatGAGGCAGCTCTCCGCGCCTCTATCCGAGTCTTCCTTGTCTCAGGCGCTTTATTTAAATTCGTTGATTGGGCACTTGCAAGAATCCGAGGTGATTTGTCCAA GAAGAAAGCACAaacttcttttctccgctcCCCCAACTTCCGCCTGTCGGCGTCCCTTTCGCTcgtccttcttttccacagaCTTCTGCATCGCTTCTTCACCCGGCTACGCGCGAACCTCCGCACAGATGAAGCCCAGCCCTTCCGTAATCGGAACCCCCGAGTGTCAAAAGCGTTGACATCACGCTATGCGCCTGCTGTTGGGGCTAGTCTGGCCCTTTTTGGCCTGGGCATATGCCCTCAGAATCAGCTACGGCTGACAGCCGCAATTTGGATGGCTACTCGGAGCTTGGAATTTCTTTTCAACGCCATTGATGAAAAAGGATGGCTTGAGAACAGGCCTGCGTGGTTTGGAAGTTGGTTGCTGATGCCCCTGTCATGCGCACAACTATTCCATGCGTTCATCTTCGATCGGGAAGCTACACCTAAG GTTACATCCCCGATCGCCCTGAAAGTTTGCCTGCGGAGTTTTCTTGGCCAGGAAAGGAGGACGTGGTTGATTCGCTCGCAACTATCGCCAATCTGCGCTGGCC CTGTCAAGTCTATTTCACCAATTACTGGGCCTGCTCATCCGTCTATTTCAGGCTTATCTTGCGCATTGCTCCATTCAAGCAGCCCCAGCTGTAGTACGGCCTTCTTGCACAACATTCTCCTCTCAGTCCCTCGTCTGGCCCGATTTGTAACAACCGTTACATTAGCACTCTCTGTGCTCAAGTTCAAAAAGCTGATGGCCAATCCCATCACCTCGATCAATAATCTTTCGAAGAAAATCATCACACTGACTGCTGTCCTCTCTGCGTCTGTCGGTTCCGCGTGGGGCAGTATTTGTCTCTGGAACTCACTTTTCCCGCGCTCTGTCCTGCCTACGAAACGCTTCTTCCTGAGCGGTGCACTTGCAGGTATGCCATTTGCGTTCCTTGCGAATAGCCGGAGCGTTTTTACGTACTTTTTTCGAGCCGCCGTGGATTCGGCATGGAAGACGGGCGTTAAGCGGGGGctatggaaaggatggaagGGCGGGGACCTGTTCATCCTTGTCCTTTCCTGGGCACTGATGAACTCCATCTTGGAGAGTAGACCAAACGCGGTTCAAGGCCGAGGGGTGCGCAAGGCGCTAGCATGGATGAATGGTGAAGGTTTTGTGGACCCGGTTGAGGCTGCAGCAAAgaggaagctgaagaaaaccaagaaggCTGAGACTGAGCATTAA
- a CDS encoding Gfo/Idh/MocA family protein (predicted protein): MAATKLKIGCAGLGRMGKRHALNFLQRTPRAELVAASSPDDAELEWAKVHLEPYGVKLYKNYDDMLRHEGLEAVVVASATAVHAEQAIKAIDAEKHVLCEKPLSTSVEISFS, encoded by the exons ATGGCTGCTACTAAGCTCAAAATTGGCTGTGCTGGTCTCGGTCGCATGGGCAAGCGCCATgccctcaacttcctccaGCGAACTCCCCGTGCCGAGCTGGTCGCCGCTAGCTCCCCTGACGATGCTGAGCTTGAATGGGCTAAGGTTCATCTTGAACCATATGGCGTGAAGTTATACAAGAACTACGATGACATGCTCCGCCACGAAGGTCTGGAAGCCGTGGTCGTTGCATCGGCCACCGCCGTTCATGCCGAACAAgccatcaaggccatcgatgcTGAAAAGCACGTTCTGTGCGAGAAGCCTTTGTCAACCAGTGTCGAGATC TCCTTTTCCTAG
- a CDS encoding uncharacterized protein (predicted dehydrogenases and related proteins): MCGFSRRFDASYRDAFNKMSAGSIGSPSVMRSQTCDKLDPSGFFVAYAQFSGGIFVDCSIHDIDLALWFFGQDSKVKSVSAVGITAVEPDLRKHNDRDNAVGLVEFHNGKIAYFYASRMMAAGQEDTTEIIGTQGKLAVNTQPALNLVSIYDSTGIRREIPQHYYDRFEYAFVTEANEFTACCLENTPVPLRLDGAVQAVRIGAALQESLITGEKIFFDEEGNRVDKSRL; this comes from the coding sequence ATGTGCGGCTTCTCTCGTCGCTTCGACGCCTCTTATCGGGATGCATTCAACAAGATGAGCGCCGGCTCGATTGGCTCGCCCTCAGTTATGCGTAGTCAGACATGTGACAAGCTGGACCCCAGTGGGTTCTTTGTCGCCTATGCCCAGTTTTCCGGTGGCATCTTCGTTGACTGCTCGATCCATGATATCGACCTTGCCCTTTGGTTTTTCGGTCAAGACAGCAAAGTCAAGTCTGTATCCGCCGTCGGGATCACGGCCGTCGAGCCGGACCTGCGCAAGCACAACGACCGCGACAATGCCGTCGGCTTAGTCGAGTTCCACAACGGCAAGATCGCCTACTTCTACGCTTCTCGCATGATGGCCGCCGGTCAAGAAGATACTACCGAAATTATCGGCACCCAGGGCAAGCTGGCCGTCAACACACAGCCAGCTCTAAACCTTGTCAGCATCTACGACAGCACTGGTATCCGCCGGGAGATCCCTCAGCACTACTACGACCGCTTTGAATATGCCTTCGTGACCGAGGCCAATGAATTCACCGCTTGCTGTCTCGAGAATACCCCTGTCCCACTCAGACTCGACGGTGCTGTTCAGGCCGTCCGCATTGGAGCTGCGCTCCAGGAGTCGCTTATCACCGGcgagaagatcttcttcgATGAAGAGGGCAACCGGGTGGACAAGTCTCGGCTATAG
- a CDS encoding inositol oxygenase (aldehyde reductase): MAPVAVAPETPVFNTKRDGQALEETSDAIDTVNVLKQNIKQDDKDIYAESEFDKNKDKTKFRQYEDACDRVKNFYKEQHTKQTVAYNLKARHAFHSKTRAEMTIWEAMEKLNTLIDESDPDTSLSQIEHLLQSAEAIRRDGKPRWMQLTGLIHDLGKLLYFFDAQGQWDVVGDTFPVGLAFDDRIIYGTESFKENPDYGHDVYGTKFGIYSPGCGLDKVMLSWGHDEYLYHVVKDQSTLPDEALAIIRYHSFYPWHNAGAYQELMNDHDKEMLKAVKAFNPYDLYSKSDDVPTVDELKPYYLELIDEFFPNKVIKW, encoded by the exons ATGGCCCCAGTTGCTGTCGCCCCAGAGACCCCGGTGTTCAACACCAAGCGTGATGGACAGGCCCTCGAGGAAACCTCCGATGCCATCGACACCGTCAACGTCCTCAAGCAGAACATTAAGCAAGACGACAAGGATATCTACGCCGAATCTGAAttcgacaagaacaaggacaagaccAAGTTCCGTCAATACGAGGACGCCTGCGACCGTGTCAAGAACTTCTACAAGGAGCAGCACACCAAGCAGACTGTTGCTTACAACCTGAAGGCCCGCCACGCCTTTCACTCCAAGACCCGCGCCGAGATGACCATCTGGGAGgccatggagaagctcaacacCCTCATTGACGAGTCCGACCCCGACACCAGCCTCTCCCAGATCGAGCACCTTCTCCAGTCCGCCGAGGCCATCCGCCGCGATGGCAAGCCCCGCTGGATGCAGCTCACCGGTCTCATCCACGACCTGGGCAAGCTGCTCTACTTCTTCGACGCACAAGGCCAGTGGGACGTCGTCGGCGACACCTTCCCCGTCGGTCTCGCTTTCGATGACCGCATCATCTACGGCACCGAGTCCTTCAAGGAGAACCCTGACTACGGCCACGACGTCTATGGCACTAAGTTCGGAATTTACAGCCCCGGCTGTGGTCTGGACAAGGTCATGCTTTCCTGGGGTCACGACGAGTACCTCTACCACGTCGTGAAGGACCAGTCCACTCTCCCCGACGAGGCCCTGGCCATCATCCGCTACCACTCCTTCTACCCCTGGCACAACGCCGGCGCATACCAAGAGTTGATGAACGATCATGACAAGGAGATGCTCAAGGCCGTCAAGGCCTTCAACCCCTACGACCTTTACAGCAAGAGCGACGACGTTCCCACCGTCGACGAGCTCAAG CCATACTACCTCGAACTTATCGACGAGTTCTTCCCCAACAAGGTCATCAAGTGGTAG
- a CDS encoding putative glycerol dehydrogenase (aldo/keto reductase family proteins) yields MAVADTRFKLNTGAEIPALGLGTWQSQPGEVEKAVSHAISVGYRHIDGAFCYQNEEEVGKGIRDALASGKVKREDLFVTTKLWCTYHSRVEEALEKSLKNLGLDYIDLYLMHWPLAMNPNGNHPLFPKHEDGSRDIDHSHSHVQTWKNMEKLLATGKVKAIGVSNYSVRYLEQLLPEATVVPAVNQIENHPSLPQQEIVDFCKKKGIHITAYSPLGSTGSPLFTAEPIVEVAKKKGVTPATVLLSWHIARGSSVLAKSVTPSRIEDNRKLVQLDESDMATIAKYTDDLAARKAFQRFVYPPFGVDFGFPDKS; encoded by the exons ATGGCCGTTGCCGACACTCGATTCAAGCTCAACACTGGAGCAGAGATCCCTGCATTGGGTCTCG GTACCTGGCAATCCCAACCCGGtgaggttgagaaggctgtcaGTCACGCCATCTCGGTAGGCTACAGACACATCGATGGCGCTTTCTGCTACCAGAACGAAGAGGAGGTCGGAAAGGGCATCCGCGATGCCCTCGCCTCTGGAAAGGTGAAGCGGGAGGACCTTTTCGTTACCACCAAGCTGTGGTGCACTTACCACAGCCGGGTGGAAGAGGCTCTGGAAAAGAGTCTGAAGAACTTGGGCTTGGATTACATCGATCTGTACTTGATGCACTGGCCATTGGCCATGAACCCCAACG GAAACCACCCTCTCTTCCCTAAGCATGAGGATGGATCCCGAGACATCGACCACTCGCACTCTCACGTCCAAACATGGAAGAAcatggagaagctcctcgcAACAGGAAAGGTCAAAGCCATCGGTGTCTCTAACTACAGCGTGCGTTATCTGGAGCAATTGCTTCCTGAGGCTACCGTGGTCCCTGCAGTCAACCAGATTGAGAACCACCCATCTCTTCCACAGCAGGAGATCGTCGACTtctgcaagaagaagggtatCCATATCACCGCCTACAGCCCTCTGGGAAGCACTGGTAGCCCGCTATTCACAGCCGAGCCTATTGTAGAGGtcgcaaagaaaaagggagtCACCCCCGCCACGGTTCTTCTCAGCTGGCACA TTGCCCGTGGATCCTCCGTTCTCGCCAAGTCCGTCACACCTTCTCGTATTGAGGACAACCGCAAGTTGGTTCAACTCGACGAGTCGGACATGGCTACCATTGCCAAATACACCGACGACCTCGCTGCCAGGAAAGCCTTCCAGCGCTTCGTCTACCCTCCCTTCGGCGTCGACTTCGGATTCCCCGACAAGTCATAA
- a CDS encoding uncharacterized protein (predicted protein): MTDPERRSSFCTSELPSAVMSFDSVFEIMRVGLSSEDLRSFCRARSSGPAFKTVEPQVDHSSERQKAQQDRKKEKRRLKKKQLKEEKKRKTEQAKKGKTIDSPLDSGEVNIGNTQHPFSNNATISSKPVVDEAPPSYSGLAAGSLETSNADTSSSHTVRPSSQKGEEHEEQNEPSSIYDETGPVICHLHGRNICQFNFSCCVHKPTIDCNCPPKWSCCCAHHSGDCCNCVFASGSSYLDEHASEAPSDGFRQTSEQETKEKNVVDVGVGSSEASSEHHTIATEILPNRFDPLSEHLLHCLEASEFSDSQIILRSSKDIFMPIVFKTHRVVISRSRFMADVLGSTIQKERPNEIVAVGNENFCMIKGFEYALQHLYGRPLLTAGQLRLATLSTYGYSENNVGKIQFSLMAAMVDFALCYAASGAFFQQEAVIETGIRLAIELIDWETVECILYFGVCTTRPVVTLDQTGDYDAAEELQRWAPRLVSSVLQFVTRHMGMDFTLYTKAQSKTLPNRIPESLHGVPGPVITSPRSYTPRQGENPNRDVEVLSAMLIYLPYKQLGQMLEAMEAQNILSSDLAQAVVAERETRRLQALRALAKQGVKDELSATDEVRELGYRETVTIGEVQGPGITLNREWIGLAVVEETVATPRVKRVVKKHKKHKRKRMMIKVAVG; encoded by the exons atgacagACCCGGAGAGGAGAAGCTCCTTTTGCACCTCCGAGTTGCCGTCTGCTGTCATGTCTTTTGATTCCGTCTTTGAAATCATGCGTGTAGGTCTTAGCTCTGAAGATTTGCGCTCTTTCTGTAGAGCTAGATCGTCGGGGCCTGCGTTCAAGACGGTAGAGCCACAAGTGGATCATTCCTCTGAGCGACAGAAGGCCCAGCAAGAtcgaaagaaagagaagagaagactgaagaagaagcagttgaaagaagaaaagaaaaggaagacagaacaagcaaaaaagggTAAGACAATTGATTCGCCTCTGGATAGCGGTGAGGTCAATATCGGCAACACACAACACCCATTCTCTAATAACGCGACTATAAGCTCTAAGcctgttgttgatgaagctcCACCCAGTTATAGCGGCCTTGCCGCTGGTTCTCTTGAGACGTCTAATGCAGATACATCCTCGAGCCATACAGTTCGTCCCTCAAGCCAGAAAGGGGAAGAACATGAGGAGCAGAATGAGCCTTCTTCGATTTATGATGAAACCGGCCCTGTCATCTGTCACTTGCACGGTCGGAATATATGTCAATTTAACTTCAGCTGTTGCGTGCATAAGCCCACTATTGACTGCAACTGTCCACCTAAGTGGTCCTGTTGCTGCGCTCATCACTCAGGAGATTGCTGTAATTGTGTCTTTGCTTCTGGGTCTTCTTATCTCGATGAACATGCCTCAGAGGCGCCATCAGATGGTTTTAGACAGACCTCAGAGCAAGAgaccaaggaaaagaatgtaGTGGATGTTGGTGTGGGAAGTAGTGAAG CTTCATCCGAACACCATACTATCGCGACCGAAATACTCCCCAATAGATTCGATCCACTCTCAGAACACCTGCTTCACTGCCTAGAAGCGAGTGAGTTCTCCGACTCCCAGATAATATTGAGATCCTCCAAAGATATCTTCATGCCCATAGTCTTCAAAACACATCGTGTGGTGATCAGCCGTAGCCGTTTCATGGCCGATGTCTTGGGGTCGACGATCCAGAAAGAGCGTCCTAATGAGATTGTCGCCGTGGGAAATGAGAATTTCTGTATGATCAAAGGCTTTGAATATGCGCTGCAACACTTGTATGGGAGGCCACTCCTAACAGCAGGACAGCTCAGATTGGCGACTCTGTCCACCTATGGATACTCGGAGAACAATGTGGGAAAAATACAATTCTCACTCATGGCGGCCATGGTAGACTTCGCCCTGTGCTATGCCGCATCTGGGGCCTTCTTTCAACAAGAGGCAGTCATCGAAACGGGTATCAGACTAGCCATTGAGCTAATCGACTGGGAAACAGTCGAATGCATTCTCTATTTCGGAGTTTGCACGACAAGACCGGTTGTTACCCTCGACCAGACTGGAGATTATGATGCAGCAGAAGAGCTGCAAAGATGGGCTCCACGGCTAGTTAGTTCGGTTCTGCAGTTCGTCACCAGGCACATGGGCATGGACTTCACACTGTACACCAAGGCGCAGAGTAAGACTCTGCCGAATCGAATCCCAGAAAGCCTGCATGGAGTCCCGGGTCCAGTGATCACTAGTCCTCGATCGTATACGCCTCGCCAGGGAGAAAACCCGAACCGAGATGTTGAAGTGCTTTCTGCGATGTTGATCTACCTTCCGTACAAGCAGCTAGGACAGATGTtggaggccatggaagcGCAGAATATTTTATCGAGTGACCTCGCCCAGGCGGTAGTAGCAGAGCGCGAGACACGCCGCTTGCAAGCCCTCAGAGCCCTTGCGAAACAGGGGGTCAAAGACGAGCTGAGTGCTACCGATGAGGTTCGAGAGCTGGGATATCGAGAGACGGTCACTATTGGAGAAGTGCAGGGCCCAGGTATTACTCTCAACAGGGAGTGGATTGGTCTGGCTGTTGTGGAAGAGACAGTCGCGACACCCAGAGTCAAACGAGTGGTCAAGAAGCACAAGAAGCACAAGCGTAAGAG GATGATGATTAAGGTGGCGGTTGGGTAG
- a CDS encoding uncharacterized protein (predicted protein), producing MNRFRKAKKEKTKEDVEAIENTHNLLTSKLSKRSKKDEPEEKPELDLSNALPSNDDFRTSLLMPKLSARFSMLREQDDPASIIGKASDDSVLFPKRASRLNLFGHNPNLLTDIDEVSTDGSRPSFNLGRDSFASAGDGYGTDDDRSQKESIMSRARRTEGNNLFGGRQKVYKIPAKASSNVSVAADAGQMGGRAVYDHDLSLSAFQRLRLKEKEERAAAEEVHQDTSAAESEDALSSISSAKRTTFSSTASGPTANGRTSTSASSIDEQSFAVSPSQESPAAFSKPSVPAMAPERGSVKSRRLYGQGLAQSVQNQQNSTLHRLESLSRQRAGTPEMPRLNRSYSRSATSLRDRIQRLPLAEPAIATRRPTSPAPSSRAPTQQLGETNAKEQRPHDAPHGVLPPLSPPASEREEGAPLMASLQPEDHGKATALGLFNKPRTPYDESQFSQRQLQMHEGRSTPPLSRPPLPGRAISQESTGRPRGLSNTSYRPRAGSATSHYSEAQHPGNRSAAPSVYESPRRHMNGTFFANMSPSDSEDEEAEALLELANGVIADDFVHPALRSETPQKPSTPTGGEAQEEQSPLPEVRFSDLGDLKPIAENGTPEKTVNDGNAVPEKPDSPTLGPSGLGLSGLVRTHLRHDSDKSSIFPPPSPGLPSRLMDDEKHKETPMKESNTDDSVSQEHEIPRRNIDPSELLNGSSWQGELVARHRRQASTDTQREREEFENELAERRRKVQEKLKGMAENESRSASPVSGCQTPDYTQVKPGNAFSLLKSKSGKHNLFSRQDQRNPKMLGLGNASTPTLASDDQWREEEERPSFSFGKHSNSSSPHVSSERSIRSRMFGRSSQEDSRESSRSRGASPHSSFRSMRDRSTSDASGRSKSRTRRERDDLGTLEESDPYEQSAFPDFDQRGLTSVASSARPSVEVNDTYMYDRCSSAASGRYRSGSRSGTPSFVERPLHPPALNPQMIGAPPRPSPIAPYSANATPPLYDMSSDPSSSSASTSTTSLPQRAPGHTGGLQKRPIDKYQISEPTFVSTTSNVPTVGLPPGASLSNGMTTPPVPPMNPRRRRQTTTQTILGAIRGDKYESQYAQSQYAPSIAPSTAGSAAEEYSTFSDEGERRPRTRNRLRKTSSEGGDLNAKARHQLMTGPPPAMPAYPPPQVPMEGGMF from the coding sequence ATGAATCGATTccgcaaggccaagaaggagaagacgaaggaggATGTGGAAGCCATCGAGAACACCCACAATTTACTCACCTCCAAGTTGTCCAAGCGAAGCAAAAAGGATGAGCCCGAGGAAAAGCCCGAACTCGACCTATCGAATGCCTTACCATCGAATGATGACTTCCGCACGAGTTTACTCATGCCAAAATTATCGGCGCGGTTTAGCATGTTGAGGGAACAAGACGACCCGGCCTCGATTATCGGCAAGGCGAGTGACGATAGTGTCCTGTTTCCTAAGCGCGCCTCCCGATTGAATCTCTTCGGCCACAATCCAAACCTGCTCACGGATATCGATGAGGTATCTACAGATGGTAGTCGGCCGTCTTTTAACCTCGGTCGTGACTCATTCGCCTCGGCTGGTGATGGCTATGGTACCGACGACGACCGCTCGCAGAAAGAGAGCATTATGAGTAGAGCCCGCCGAACTGAAGGTAACAATCTGTTTGGCGGCCGCCAAAAAGTCTACAAGATTCCCGCCAAGGCATCATCAAATGTATCTGTCGCGGCGGATGCTGGACAAATGGGAGGCCGCGCGGTCTATGACCATGATTTGTCCTTGTCCGCTTTTCAACGGCTGAGgctaaaagagaaagaagaacgTGCTGCAGCTGAGGAAGTCCACCAAGATACTTCTGCTGCGGAGTCAGAAGACGCTCTGTCCAGCATTTCTTCCGCCAAGAGAACCACGTTTTCCTCAACAGCCTCGGGCCCGACTGCCAATGGCCGTACGTCAACATCAGCTAGTTCCATCGACGAGCAGTCATTCGCAGTCTCGCCGTCCCAGGAGAGTCCAGCTGCATTCTCCAAACCATCCGTACCTGCGATGGCTCCAGAACGGGGCTCTGTCAAATCACGGCGTCTATACGGCCAGGGTCTAGCGCAATCTGTCCAAAACCAGCAAAATTCTACACTACATCGTTTGGAGAGCCTTAGCCGTCAACGAGCAGGGACTCCAGAAATGCCTCGCCTCAACCGGAGCTACTCCAGAAGCGCCACTAGCCTTCGCGATAGGATACAAAGGCTTCCGCTAGCTGAGCCGGCAATTGCTACACGCCGCCCTACTAGCCCggcaccatcttcaagggCGCCTACGCAACAACTCGGCGAAACCAATGCCAAAGAACAGAGACCCCATGACGCTCCCCATGGTGTGCTCCCTCCGCTAAGCCCTCCAGCCAGTGAACGTGAGGAAGGTGCCCCATTGATGGCCTCTTTACAGCCGGAAGACCACGGAAAAGCTACAGCCCTGGGACTGTTCAACAAACCTAGAACCCCGTACGATGAAAGCCAGTTTAGTCAACGTCAACTTCAGATGCACGAGGGACGGAGCACGCCGCCATTGTCGCGGCCTCCACTTCCTGGACGGGCTATTTCCCAGGAAAGTACTGGACGTCCCAGAGGTCTCTCAAACACAAGCTACCGGCCACGAGCTGGTTCTGCGACCTCACACTATAGCGAAGCCCAACACCCAGGTAATCGATCCGCTGCCCCGAGTGTCTATGAATCCCCTCGCCGACACATGAACGGTACTTTCTTCGCCAACATGAGCCCTAGTGattctgaagatgaagaggctGAGGCTTTGCTTGAGTTGGCCAATGGAGTAATCGCGGACGACTTTGTGCATCCTGCGCTTCGGTCCGAAACACCACAAAAGCCATCTACACCCACAGGTGGAGAAgcacaagaagaacaaagccctTTGCCTGAAGTACGGTTTTCGGACTTGGGGGATTTGAAACCCATAGCCGAAAACGGTACCCCTGAAAAGACCGTCAATGACGGGAATGCCGTTCCTGAAAAGCCCGATTCGCCCACCTTGGGGCCATCAGGATTGGGTCTGAGTGGCTTAGTTCGTACCCACCTGCGGCACGACAGTGACAAATCGTCCATATTCCCACCGCCCTCCCCTGGCCTTCCATCGAGGCTgatggatgatgaaaagCACAAAGAAACTCCTATGAAGGAGTCAAACACAGATGATTCTGTCTCACAGGAGCATGAAATACCTAGAAGGAATATCGACCCGTCGGAGCTTCTCAACGGCTCTTCCTGGCAAGGGGAGCTAGTGGCGAGACACAGGCGTCAAGCAAGCACCGATACACAAAGAGAACGCGAAGAGTTCGAGAACGAACTGGCGGAGAGACGGAGGAAGGTGcaggagaagttgaagggCATGGCCGAAAATGAAAGCAGATCAGCTAGCCCTGTGTCGGGCTGCCAAACCCCTGATTATACTCAAGTCAAGCCTGGAAATGCATTTTCCCTGCTGAAGAGTAAGTCTGGAAAGCACAACTTGTTTAGCAGACAGGACCAGAGAAACCCGAAGATGCTCGGTCTGGGTAACGCTTCTACTCCAACATTGGCATCGGATGACCAATGgcgcgaggaggaagaaaggcCATCGTTCAGCTTTGGAAAACACTCCAACTCAAGCTCTCCCCATGTCTCTTCAGAGCGTTCCATACGGTCTCGCATGTTTGGCCGCAGCAGCCAAGAAGACTCTCGTGAGTCGAGCCGTAGCCGTGGTGCATCACCACATTCAAGTTTTAGGTCTATGCGGGATCGCTCAACCTCCGACGCCTCTGGTCGCTCTAAGAGTCGCACTCGGCGGGAAAGGGATGATCTCGGCACTCTAGAAGAGTCTGATCCGTATGAACAGTCCGCGTTTCCCGACTTTGACCAGCGCGGTCTGACATCTGTGGCTTCTTCCGCCCGCCCATCTGTGGAGGTCAACGATACATATATGTACGATCGGTGCTCATCTGCCGCATCTGGAAGGTATCGCAGCGGCAGTCGGTCTGGAACCCCAAGCTTTGTTGAACGACCACTGCATCCGCCTGCGCTTAACCCACAGATGATCGGTGCACCGCCGCGACCTTCACCCATCGCCCCTTACTCTGCCAATGCTACTCCGCCGTTGTACGACATGTCCTCTGATCCTTCTTCTAGCTCGGCATCTACTTCCACAACTAGCCTTCCTCAGCGGGCTCCCGGACATACCGGTGGCCTTCAGAAGCGTCCCATCGATAAATATCAGATTTCGGAGCCCACTTTCGTGTCCACCACCTCGAACGTTCCAACTGTCGGTCTTCCCCCTGGAGCAAGCTTGAGCAACGGCATGACAACACCTCCGGTCCCTCCTATGAACCCACGTCGTCGCCGTCAAACCACCACCCAAACCATCCTGGGTGCGATTAGGGGGGATAAGTACGAGTCGCAGTATGCCCAATCTCAGTACGCCCCATCCATAGCTCCATCGACAGCCGGTAGTGCTGCGGAAGAATATAGCACATTCTCCGACGAGGGTGAAAGACGGCCTAGGACCCGAAACAGGCTGCGCAAAACTTCCAGCGAAGGTGGAGACCTGAACGCCAAAGCGAGACATCAACTTATGACTGGCCCGCCACCAGCTATGCCAGCTTATCCACCACCTCAAGTCCCCATGGAAGGAGGCATGTTTTAA
- a CDS encoding uncharacterized protein (predicted protein) has translation MQVLLLGGHGKVALHLTPLLLNRGWNVTSVIRNPEHENEILARGKGTKGKLNILLSSLDDIKSDEDAKKIIDTVSPDYVVWSAGAGGKGGPERTFAIDERAAKHFISASFASPRVTKFLLVSWLGSRRVRPSWMSDEGWEAIQNVFYNVLPAYAKAKLEADEYLTAFAARRKQSQASPFQAICLRPGTLTDEPATGKVQFGKTEGRGNVTREDVAIVADRLLARSDTNGWYDLINGDEPIDDAVERVVREKVDVVEGEDVDAMVKRFFP, from the exons ATGCAagtccttctcctcggcggCCACGGCAAAGTTGCCCTCCATTTAAccccacttcttctcaaccGTGGCTGGAATGTCACCAGCGTGATCCGCAATCCAGAGCATGAGAATGAGATTCTCGCGCGAGGCAAAGGCACAAAGGGCAAACTGAACATCCTCCTTTCCAGTCTAGATGACATCAAGAGTGATGAAGACGcaaagaagatcatcgacacTGTGTCTCCGGATTATGTAGTATGGTCAGCCG GTGCCGGCGGTAAAGGTGGCCCCGAACGGACGTTTGCCATTGACGAACGCGCCGCAAAACACTTCATCTCTGCGTCGTTTGCTTCCCCCCGTGTGACCaaattcctcctcgtctcctGGCTTGGTAGTCGGCGGGTCCGGCCTAGCTGGATGTCTGATGAGGGCTGGGAGGCTATCCAGAACGTATTCTACAATGTTCTCCCCGCGTATGCGAAAGCGAAGCTGGAGGCGGACGAGTACCTGACTGCGTTTGCGGCTCGGCGTAAGCAGAGCCAGGCCTCGCCCTTCCAGGCCATTTGTCTGCGTCCAGGTACTCTGACTGATGAGCCGGCCACCGGAAAGGTGCAGTTTGGTAAGACGGAAGGGCGAGGCAATGTGACCAGGGAGGATGTGGCTATTGTGGCGGATCGGTTGCTTGCTCGTTCTGATACAAACGGTTGGTATGATTTGATCAACGGCGATGAACCGATTGATGACGCGGTCGAACGGGTGGTTAGGGAGAAGGTGGATGTCGTTGAAggggaggatgtggatgcGATGGTGAAGCGCTTTTTCCCGTAG